The following proteins come from a genomic window of Enterococcus gilvus ATCC BAA-350:
- a CDS encoding CPBP family intramembrane glutamic endopeptidase — translation MNSKLLPRSIATIVIFFLINFGLWEIIVHLGMSNSWASFTVYLVLFIIILFIWKENIPNSWTRFKSETGNWKKFFLSTVVWLVIAIALSYFLQFLVSGTSQTDNTETVGNMANTIPPILTCIMLSVFTPFIEEFTFRESFMGFVDKENKVLLTTMTLLSIIIFDCIHLYNWREFFYYLPLSIALTMFYRKHNRNIFSSILMHSMANLPGAILMIVGIL, via the coding sequence ATGAACAGTAAACTCTTACCCCGGTCAATCGCAACTATCGTTATTTTCTTTCTGATCAACTTTGGTCTTTGGGAAATCATCGTACACCTAGGAATGTCTAATTCTTGGGCTTCATTTACCGTATACTTAGTATTGTTTATTATTATCTTGTTCATTTGGAAAGAAAATATCCCCAATTCCTGGACTCGTTTTAAATCTGAAACGGGTAATTGGAAAAAATTCTTTTTATCTACTGTTGTTTGGCTCGTTATTGCGATTGCACTTTCCTACTTTTTACAATTTCTAGTTAGCGGAACCTCTCAGACTGACAACACAGAAACTGTAGGAAATATGGCTAATACCATTCCACCGATTTTGACTTGCATCATGTTGTCCGTTTTTACACCCTTTATTGAGGAATTTACATTCAGAGAATCGTTTATGGGCTTCGTAGATAAAGAAAATAAAGTGCTCCTGACAACCATGACCCTTCTTTCGATAATTATATTCGACTGTATTCATCTTTATAATTGGCGAGAATTTTTTTACTATCTGCCTTTGTCTATTGCGTTAACAATGTTTTATCGCAAGCACAACCGGAATATTTTTTCTAGCATCCTCATGCATTCCATGGCAAATCTACCGGGAGCAATTTTAATGATAGTAGGAATATTGTAG
- a CDS encoding 5'-methylthioadenosine/S-adenosylhomocysteine nucleosidase produces MKIGIVSAMELEIQPLIDRLAPVQKFEYLGRKFYVSNQGIHQFILLCSGQGKTNSSIYTQVLLEKFSPELVLNIGICGGISSDSSLSDIYLGKNYCHYDIRKKQSQLKFPYQLFYEADKDILHSFSKHDPSLKVGTFGTGEGFVTTSEQRTSLINDFHIDCVDMESASIAQCCFLSFLSIRIVSDKANSQAITIGEMKQKKLMSKIFNLICFIYKIE; encoded by the coding sequence ATGAAAATTGGCATTGTTTCCGCAATGGAATTGGAGATCCAGCCTTTAATAGACAGGCTAGCTCCCGTACAAAAATTCGAGTATCTGGGCAGAAAATTTTATGTTTCAAATCAAGGCATCCATCAATTTATTTTGCTGTGCTCCGGTCAAGGCAAAACAAATAGCTCCATTTATACCCAAGTGCTACTTGAAAAATTTTCTCCAGAGTTGGTTCTTAATATCGGTATTTGTGGAGGAATATCTTCTGATTCTTCTTTATCAGATATTTACCTCGGAAAGAACTATTGTCACTACGACATTCGAAAAAAACAATCGCAACTTAAATTTCCTTATCAACTTTTTTATGAAGCCGATAAAGACATCCTTCATTCGTTCTCAAAACATGATCCCTCATTAAAAGTAGGTACTTTTGGTACTGGTGAAGGTTTCGTCACCACTTCTGAACAAAGAACATCTTTAATAAATGACTTTCACATTGATTGTGTTGACATGGAATCAGCCTCAATAGCCCAATGTTGCTTTTTAAGCTTTTTATCCATACGTATTGTTTCTGACAAGGCCAATTCACAAGCGATTACCATTGGAGAAATGAAGCAAAAAAAGTTAATGTCAAAAATCTTTAACCTAATCTGCTTCATTTACAAAATAGAATAA
- the mazE gene encoding type II toxin-antitoxin system PemI/MazE family antitoxin, with protein sequence MDTVKTRKQGNAVMITLASKFDVPAGKTYYISQETDGTILLTPKVEDYFAQAKANEFVDSEDEGVNDFFVESEQLDD encoded by the coding sequence ATGGATACAGTAAAAACACGCAAACAAGGAAATGCTGTAATGATAACACTAGCCAGTAAATTTGATGTGCCAGCGGGGAAAACCTACTACATTTCTCAAGAAACGGATGGAACGATATTATTGACCCCTAAAGTAGAAGACTATTTTGCCCAAGCGAAAGCAAATGAATTTGTTGATAGTGAGGACGAAGGGGTAAATGACTTTTTTGTAGAAAGCGAGCAACTAGATGACTAG
- a CDS encoding type II toxin-antitoxin system PemK/MazF family toxin produces MVCPITSTDKNRPYFVEIDSDVLKKGSKVDAKQVYTMDFTECGGRNVEILGEVSKREFINIAQHVQMNFNFPI; encoded by the coding sequence ATTGTCTGTCCAATTACAAGCACAGACAAAAACCGACCTTACTTTGTTGAAATCGACAGCGATGTTTTGAAAAAGGGTAGCAAGGTGGATGCTAAACAAGTTTATACGATGGATTTTACCGAATGTGGAGGTAGGAATGTTGAGATACTTGGTGAAGTATCCAAAAGAGAATTTATCAACATCGCACAACACGTCCAGATGAATTTTAATTTTCCAATCTGA
- a CDS encoding aminoglycoside phosphotransferase family protein: MKLIGQGNTAEIYEFDNNKIVKLFRPGVPETIIHNELERTDFIESIIPNVPKNFGLIEIDNRIGIIYSKVEGTDMIQLMLKSLNKTKRYSKEFAQFHFDLHKNHVYQNKFSLKDKLFTDIDNVSVIDAYTKKQIKDYVKSLPAGNSLCHFDFHPGNIMIEQNSPVILDWMTSCVGNKFVDVARTYIVLRYGEFPHGNILVKTIIRLFQKYIAKIYLSEYLNLSNSNKELLETWFLPIATARLSEWISPKEQKQLLQLINNELKKI, translated from the coding sequence ATGAAACTCATCGGGCAAGGAAATACAGCAGAAATATATGAATTTGATAATAATAAAATTGTCAAACTATTCCGACCGGGTGTTCCAGAAACGATTATTCATAATGAACTTGAACGTACTGATTTTATAGAGTCTATTATTCCCAATGTGCCTAAAAATTTTGGTTTGATAGAAATCGATAATCGAATCGGAATCATCTATTCCAAAGTTGAGGGAACAGATATGATTCAATTAATGCTAAAATCCCTTAACAAAACGAAACGCTATTCAAAAGAATTCGCTCAGTTTCATTTTGACCTTCATAAAAATCACGTTTATCAAAACAAATTTTCATTAAAAGACAAGCTATTTACCGATATAGATAACGTCTCAGTAATTGATGCGTATACAAAAAAGCAGATAAAAGACTATGTCAAATCATTACCTGCCGGAAATAGTCTATGCCATTTTGATTTTCATCCAGGAAATATTATGATCGAACAAAATTCTCCCGTGATACTCGATTGGATGACCTCCTGTGTGGGGAATAAATTCGTGGATGTTGCCCGAACTTACATTGTATTGCGTTATGGAGAGTTCCCTCATGGAAACATTTTAGTAAAAACAATAATTCGTTTATTTCAAAAATATATTGCTAAAATCTATTTATCCGAGTATTTGAACCTTTCAAATTCAAATAAAGAGCTTTTAGAAACCTGGTTTCTTCCAATTGCGACAGCTCGTCTTAGCGAATGGATATCTCCGAAAGAGCAAAAACAATTGCTCCAGTTGATCAATAATGAACTGAAAAAAATATAG
- a CDS encoding CPBP family intramembrane glutamic endopeptidase — translation MGKSSDLYLVEQILDLSISEETMMTSIKNGLAPVSLTIIYGVFFYFSHSFLWRNGWLIRSNDVSSQNVGFKLLTDFIISLLFVVVILAFMFFTKRPFSDVGLTTNSRWLSLSLLFGYIAMFLFHGDFTVKGIYLAFFYLVVVAFSEEFISRGFLFTKIDKDYNFETAIIISGLFFGAMHGILPTIVANGSPADLFINISGKLLGQGIIGGGLFALAYKKSGTLFVPVLIHALLDYSGIVFG, via the coding sequence ATGGGAAAAAGTAGTGACTTGTACTTGGTAGAACAAATCCTAGATTTAAGCATATCGGAGGAAACGATGATGACATCTATAAAAAACGGTTTAGCCCCGGTGAGTCTTACAATTATCTACGGAGTATTTTTTTACTTTAGTCATTCTTTTTTGTGGCGTAACGGCTGGCTCATTCGATCGAATGACGTTTCCTCGCAGAATGTTGGGTTTAAGCTTCTGACAGATTTTATTATTAGTCTCTTATTTGTCGTTGTTATTCTTGCTTTTATGTTTTTTACTAAACGACCCTTCAGTGACGTAGGGCTTACGACGAACTCTCGTTGGTTAAGTCTCTCATTACTTTTTGGTTATATCGCTATGTTCTTGTTTCACGGAGATTTCACCGTAAAAGGGATTTATTTAGCGTTCTTTTATTTAGTGGTGGTCGCCTTCTCTGAAGAATTTATTTCCAGAGGCTTCTTATTTACAAAGATAGACAAAGACTATAATTTTGAAACAGCGATCATCATTAGCGGTTTGTTCTTCGGTGCCATGCACGGCATACTGCCGACAATTGTTGCGAACGGATCACCTGCTGATTTATTTATAAACATTTCAGGCAAATTATTAGGCCAAGGAATCATTGGCGGCGGACTATTTGCCCTAGCTTATAAAAAGAGTGGGACGTTGTTTGTTCCAGTTCTGATCCATGCTCTTTTAGATTATTCCGGCATCGTATTTGGATAA
- a CDS encoding type II toxin-antitoxin system RelE/ParE family toxin, with protein MEKPQFDFIKRLDGTSEFEDFLNSIPEKDSAKLLATISKTENHGLLVAQRMEWVKKIEADLFELRSKVGSNIQRAIYFQKVGNDYLITHGFTKKQQKTPKSEIQHAKSVREKYEKGELL; from the coding sequence ATGGAGAAACCACAATTTGATTTCATTAAAAGATTGGATGGTACAAGCGAATTTGAAGACTTTCTAAATTCGATACCGGAAAAAGATTCTGCAAAATTATTAGCGACAATCAGTAAAACAGAAAACCACGGATTGCTTGTAGCACAAAGAATGGAGTGGGTCAAAAAAATAGAGGCCGATTTGTTCGAGTTACGATCAAAAGTAGGCAGTAATATTCAACGAGCAATCTATTTTCAGAAGGTCGGGAATGACTACTTGATCACACATGGATTTACGAAAAAACAGCAAAAGACACCCAAAAGTGAAATCCAGCATGCTAAAAGTGTCAGAGAGAAGTATGAGAAAGGAGAACTTCTATGA
- a CDS encoding helix-turn-helix transcriptional regulator, with amino-acid sequence MSKIDELINKKKADSVSFAEAYEKESQRLDVAIALTQLREELGVSQRELAEKVGKPQSTIARIENGSMNPSLTILYEIAEKVGKELHVEFK; translated from the coding sequence ATGAGTAAAATTGATGAACTGATCAATAAGAAAAAAGCGGACAGTGTCTCATTTGCGGAAGCCTATGAAAAAGAATCGCAGCGCTTGGATGTGGCAATAGCCCTCACGCAATTACGAGAAGAATTAGGTGTATCTCAGCGTGAATTAGCTGAAAAAGTAGGGAAGCCGCAATCCACGATCGCACGAATCGAAAATGGTTCCATGAATCCCAGCCTAACTATTCTTTATGAAATTGCAGAAAAAGTGGGAAAAGAATTACATGTCGAATTTAAATAG
- a CDS encoding helix-turn-helix domain-containing protein, whose product MTKNIMNELAMQQKLQKLNYEVLCSTSIFEMILKDDYSWSPEFYQVVILSETITNKELEEIVPKLKEKGRPVFRKYLDDLSTGEQKKLAFLAIDQWLSEDTAANDLRELVSNERTSAVASTPIEEEQKPVRKTLDYILTNFTKSEKTLFKLLYKSEDSFMTREDLCMQIWSVQPTDSRLAQVSVLVNSIRKKLLKKGFSPNTVETEWGKGYHLSKAFCASHKDT is encoded by the coding sequence GTGACAAAAAATATCATGAACGAGTTGGCGATGCAGCAGAAGTTGCAGAAATTAAATTATGAGGTCCTTTGTTCTACGTCGATCTTTGAAATGATCTTGAAGGATGACTATAGTTGGAGCCCGGAATTTTATCAGGTCGTCATTTTGAGTGAGACGATCACAAACAAAGAGTTAGAGGAAATTGTTCCGAAATTGAAGGAAAAAGGGAGACCCGTGTTTAGAAAGTATCTAGATGATCTGTCAACAGGGGAACAGAAAAAATTGGCCTTTTTAGCGATTGATCAGTGGTTAAGTGAAGATACGGCGGCTAATGACTTACGGGAGTTGGTCAGCAATGAGCGTACGTCGGCCGTTGCTTCGACTCCAATTGAAGAGGAGCAGAAACCCGTCAGAAAGACCTTGGATTACATTTTAACGAACTTTACAAAATCCGAGAAGACCCTTTTTAAACTGTTGTACAAATCAGAGGACTCTTTTATGACGCGAGAGGATCTGTGCATGCAAATTTGGAGTGTGCAGCCAACGGATTCAAGACTTGCTCAAGTTTCCGTTTTAGTAAATTCGATCCGAAAAAAATTACTTAAAAAAGGCTTTTCGCCAAATACGGTAGAGACCGAATGGGGAAAAGGGTATCACCTATCAAAAGCCTTTTGTGCGAGCCATAAAGATACATAA
- a CDS encoding type II toxin-antitoxin system Phd/YefM family antitoxin gives MKVMTPTNLRKSLFETLKGVATDNNKIEISLANKDEANDGVVMLSKREWRAIQEELYLYRTGTLGNVLSLMESESDDDFEKA, from the coding sequence ATGAAAGTAATGACACCAACGAATTTAAGAAAGAGCTTGTTTGAAACGTTGAAAGGTGTAGCAACTGACAACAATAAAATTGAAATTTCATTAGCGAATAAAGATGAGGCAAATGACGGCGTAGTGATGCTGTCCAAGCGTGAATGGCGTGCAATTCAAGAAGAATTATATTTGTATAGAACAGGTACCCTGGGCAATGTGTTGAGTCTTATGGAAAGCGAATCTGATGATGATTTTGAGAAAGCATAA
- a CDS encoding Txe/YoeB family addiction module toxin produces the protein MLSDYDEIIETLKKNPYTQVRNFEQLRPKNKLLYSMRINGKHRVVYTIDKVNKVVKVYSAWSHYENNLPK, from the coding sequence TTGCTATCTGACTATGATGAAATCATCGAGACGCTAAAAAAGAATCCCTACACGCAAGTTAGAAATTTCGAGCAATTGCGTCCCAAAAATAAGTTGTTATATTCTATGAGAATCAATGGAAAACACCGAGTCGTCTATACGATTGATAAGGTGAATAAGGTAGTAAAAGTATATTCAGCGTGGTCACATTATGAAAATAATCTACCCAAATAG
- a CDS encoding helix-turn-helix domain-containing protein translates to MDVLVDKADRKKVRLLRTVFEAERQTCPLDSLAASLGVSNQTVLKLVEAIKEDIVLFDFAELVVFDYSSTNFLFTLQFSESVNLQMFLNAYIRKSIKFRLLEALFQHSFGTLQQLADFLDIPYIQVRRKIQEINSFLNRTSLSISAKGKVSLHGNEIDIRFFYTVLFVTGYGAEKWPFRAYGFLDMSEALDACPKEVYALPSLDKFFLVHYFLGVHLFRERQGRLVKKEEVRISLYTPYSAANRLSFSRLSKEMKRFLPRHSDEHLKRFSQLLCSALVAMGGYHSIKAAPDFLLRDSQIKEMGVPGLASHLLDRLDHHLYNPLSSEERSTIHYALLCLHYRIFFVGTIVTHLKDIFTDYLNVDKDRRKRHKIKQIKRIIALEMQTAEFKSFENYKEYLATEYCLIYDRHIHLEKYTAPINISFLTALSKQTIQEEVLHYFSTYYNLHVVNTLSTEVDLIISDIPLSSSVIPSLRLNKPIVYCHMQLIDSDYDKIAAALSAIAKKKFKLSTAYEEDGAK, encoded by the coding sequence ATGGACGTATTAGTTGATAAAGCAGATCGGAAAAAAGTGCGTCTTTTAAGAACCGTGTTCGAAGCGGAGCGGCAAACGTGTCCCTTGGATTCTTTGGCTGCCTCTTTAGGCGTCAGTAACCAAACCGTGTTGAAGCTCGTGGAGGCGATAAAGGAAGACATCGTCCTTTTTGACTTCGCTGAGTTGGTCGTCTTTGATTATTCGTCGACAAACTTCCTTTTCACCTTGCAGTTTTCTGAATCGGTCAATTTGCAGATGTTTTTGAATGCCTATATTCGCAAATCCATTAAATTTCGGTTACTCGAAGCGCTGTTTCAACACTCCTTTGGCACCCTGCAGCAGCTAGCAGATTTTCTCGATATTCCTTACATTCAAGTCCGAAGAAAAATCCAAGAAATCAATTCCTTTTTGAACCGAACCTCCCTGAGTATTTCCGCCAAAGGAAAGGTGTCTCTTCACGGAAATGAGATCGATATTCGTTTTTTCTACACCGTTTTATTTGTCACAGGCTACGGCGCAGAGAAGTGGCCTTTTCGCGCGTACGGTTTTTTAGACATGTCCGAGGCGTTAGACGCCTGTCCAAAGGAAGTCTATGCGCTCCCCTCCTTGGATAAATTCTTTTTAGTCCACTACTTCTTGGGCGTACACCTGTTTCGCGAACGTCAAGGGCGGCTCGTAAAAAAAGAAGAGGTTCGCATCTCCTTGTATACCCCCTACTCCGCCGCCAACCGTCTGTCCTTCAGCCGCTTGTCAAAGGAAATGAAACGTTTTTTACCTCGTCATTCAGACGAACATTTAAAGCGTTTCTCCCAACTGTTGTGCAGCGCACTCGTCGCGATGGGCGGGTATCATTCGATCAAAGCGGCGCCTGATTTTTTACTGCGCGACAGTCAGATCAAAGAAATGGGCGTCCCTGGTCTCGCCTCCCACCTGCTAGACAGACTCGACCATCATCTGTACAACCCGCTGTCTTCCGAGGAACGGAGCACGATCCATTACGCGCTTTTGTGCCTCCATTATCGGATTTTCTTTGTGGGAACGATCGTGACCCATCTAAAAGATATTTTTACCGATTATTTGAACGTGGACAAAGACCGACGAAAGCGTCATAAAATAAAACAAATCAAGCGAATCATCGCCCTTGAGATGCAGACCGCGGAATTCAAGTCATTTGAGAACTATAAAGAGTATTTAGCGACCGAATATTGTTTGATTTACGATCGCCATATTCACTTGGAAAAATACACGGCCCCGATCAATATTTCCTTTTTGACGGCCCTGTCGAAGCAGACGATCCAAGAAGAAGTCCTGCATTATTTCTCGACCTATTACAATCTGCATGTGGTCAATACCCTTTCAACAGAGGTTGATTTGATCATTAGCGATATTCCGCTGTCCTCTTCGGTCATCCCCTCGTTACGATTGAACAAACCCATCGTCTACTGCCATATGCAACTGATCGATTCCGATTACGACAAGATCGCTGCCGCCTTATCTGCGATCGCAAAAAAGAAATTCAAGCTTTCCACCGCTTATGAAGAAGATGGAGCAAAATAA
- a CDS encoding helix-turn-helix domain-containing protein encodes MTKNIMNELAMQEKLQKLNFEVLCSTSIFEMILRNDYTWGPEFYQVIILSETITNKELEGIVPKLKEKKKTVFRKYLDEVHPEEEEELAYLEMDTWLSEDIPSNLLREVISKGGASTEQQQKFIIDSLDHLLMDFTKTETSLFKYLYKSDATFVSREDLCWHIWDTHPTNSKLAHLSVLVNSIRRKLIQKGFPPNTVETVWRKGYHLTKDFYAIYRDIQY; translated from the coding sequence GTGACAAAAAATATTATGAACGAGTTGGCAATGCAGGAAAAATTACAGAAACTAAATTTTGAGGTTCTCTGTTCTACCTCGATTTTTGAGATGATCCTGCGAAACGACTATACGTGGGGACCTGAATTTTATCAGGTCATCATTCTGAGTGAAACGATCACGAACAAAGAGCTAGAGGGGATCGTTCCTAAATTGAAGGAAAAAAAGAAAACAGTGTTTAGAAAGTATTTAGACGAGGTCCATCCAGAAGAAGAGGAAGAACTGGCGTATTTAGAGATGGATACATGGCTCAGTGAAGACATCCCTTCGAATTTACTGCGGGAAGTGATCAGTAAAGGCGGTGCGTCCACCGAGCAGCAGCAGAAATTCATCATCGACTCATTGGATCATCTATTAATGGATTTCACCAAAACTGAGACGAGCCTTTTTAAATACTTGTACAAATCCGACGCCACCTTTGTGTCGCGAGAAGATCTGTGCTGGCATATTTGGGACACGCACCCAACGAATTCAAAGCTTGCCCACCTGTCAGTGTTAGTAAATTCCATCCGAAGAAAACTCATTCAAAAAGGGTTTCCGCCAAATACGGTAGAGACTGTCTGGCGAAAAGGCTATCACCTGACAAAAGATTTTTATGCTATTTACAGAGACATCCAGTATTAA
- a CDS encoding sigma-54-dependent Fis family transcriptional regulator, whose translation MRASIWKRFINGEKAVLDELPEKIATSWGTCYQQGIDPYVYKPQKILSLQELKGQQRKNQDMIRHVEREIRKVKKKLQLKKPLFILTDEKGRILWRDGNHEAKDFANLMFFREGSRWTEIDVGTNAIGLALESKSTESISLEEHYSIASRDWSCAAAPIFDGEDKLVGILDISTYKNESAKEYLLLLTAIAQKVSNYLMRDYLEGERELLHYVTNYSEQEILCNTQHRIMYAPPAHQQLFEVGKDIRAYLTSALLYNENPILMDQRVIGYRYMIYSSTATKPYYSEGVLSRSARYNAFLKKALLLAESSLPIHIYGESGSGKEVVARMIHYNSDVQDGPLISVNCGAVSENLLESELFGYAPGAFTGANAQGYQGKIEQADGGSLFLDEIDSMPAKMQTALLRVLEDHQVTPISGVAKQVSFRLITASNKKLQQQVSQHEFREDLFYRIYVGQLFLPPLRERLEDIVPLIEKFCQENNWSITWQQKIETAARTFSWPGNIREFNNFLQRLYVFYFDQEPTLDQLNELILSGSLLNVTNLAEEVPEEKREIQLALEKTNYHATNTAKNLGISRATLYRKMKQYNIEK comes from the coding sequence ATGCGAGCAAGTATTTGGAAGCGTTTTATAAACGGAGAGAAAGCGGTTCTTGATGAATTACCGGAAAAAATAGCGACATCTTGGGGAACGTGCTATCAACAAGGAATTGATCCTTATGTTTATAAACCTCAAAAAATATTATCTTTGCAGGAATTAAAAGGTCAACAGCGGAAGAATCAAGACATGATTCGTCATGTAGAACGAGAAATTAGAAAAGTGAAGAAAAAACTACAATTAAAAAAGCCACTATTTATATTAACGGATGAAAAAGGGCGGATTCTTTGGCGAGATGGGAACCATGAGGCAAAAGATTTTGCTAATTTGATGTTTTTCAGAGAGGGAAGCCGTTGGACAGAAATAGATGTTGGAACAAATGCCATCGGTTTGGCACTTGAATCAAAATCAACTGAATCGATTTCTTTAGAAGAACATTATTCCATTGCTTCTCGTGACTGGAGTTGCGCGGCGGCGCCTATTTTCGACGGAGAAGATAAATTGGTAGGTATCTTAGATATTTCGACCTATAAGAATGAATCAGCGAAGGAATATCTTCTTCTGCTTACTGCTATTGCCCAAAAAGTATCTAATTATCTAATGCGTGATTATTTAGAAGGAGAAAGAGAATTACTGCATTACGTGACCAACTACTCTGAGCAAGAAATCTTATGTAACACGCAACATCGAATCATGTATGCACCGCCTGCACATCAGCAACTGTTTGAGGTAGGTAAAGATATCCGTGCATACTTAACAAGTGCGCTACTGTATAACGAAAATCCTATCTTAATGGATCAACGTGTGATTGGTTATCGATACATGATTTATTCGTCTACGGCAACGAAGCCTTATTATTCTGAAGGGGTTCTTAGTAGAAGTGCACGCTACAATGCCTTTTTAAAAAAAGCATTGCTTTTAGCTGAAAGTAGCCTACCGATTCATATTTATGGCGAGTCAGGCAGTGGAAAAGAAGTGGTTGCTCGAATGATTCATTATAATAGTGACGTTCAAGATGGACCGCTGATTTCCGTTAACTGTGGGGCAGTTAGTGAAAATCTGTTGGAAAGTGAACTTTTTGGGTACGCACCGGGAGCATTCACTGGGGCTAATGCTCAAGGATACCAGGGAAAAATTGAGCAGGCAGATGGTGGTAGTTTATTTCTAGATGAGATTGACAGCATGCCCGCTAAAATGCAAACAGCGTTGTTGAGAGTTTTAGAAGACCATCAAGTAACACCGATCAGCGGCGTTGCTAAACAGGTCTCTTTCCGTTTAATTACTGCAAGTAATAAAAAACTACAGCAACAAGTATCTCAGCATGAATTTCGTGAGGATCTGTTCTATCGAATTTATGTGGGACAACTTTTTTTGCCACCGTTACGCGAGCGTCTTGAAGACATCGTTCCTTTAATTGAAAAATTTTGTCAAGAGAATAACTGGTCTATCACTTGGCAACAAAAAATTGAAACAGCAGCACGCACCTTTTCCTGGCCTGGAAATATTCGGGAGTTTAATAACTTTTTACAACGTCTTTATGTGTTTTATTTTGACCAAGAACCTACACTTGATCAACTAAATGAATTAATCCTTTCCGGGAGTCTGTTGAACGTCACTAATCTAGCAGAAGAAGTGCCTGAAGAAAAACGTGAAATACAATTAGCTTTGGAGAAAACAAATTATCATGCCACAAATACAGCTAAAAATTTGGGGATTTCCCGAGCAACGTTGTATCGAAAAATGAAGCAATACAATATAGAAAAATAA